Proteins encoded by one window of Sediminicoccus rosea:
- a CDS encoding efflux RND transporter permease subunit yields MARFFIDRPVFAWVIAIGIMLAGALALRGMAVSQYPAIAPPTIAINVTFPGASAETVQATVVQVIEQQLTGIDNLLFFDSQTTKDGQARIQLTFAPGTNADTAQVQVQNRVQLAVPRLPQTVQQQGLRVVKSAGNWMLIVGFYTTDGSMERLDITDFLAANVQDPISRTPGVGDFQVFGAQFAMRIWLDPAKLINFGLTPSDVAAAVRAQNVQVSSGEMGGLPAVPGQQLNATIIGPSYLQTVEEFGAILMRVRPDGSQVRLRDVARLEIGGENYAISTQLDGRISSGIGIRLASGANALDTAAAVRATIDRLRPSFPPGLEVTYLQDTTPFVQRSIKSVIMTLIEAVALVFLVMLLFLQNLRATLIPTMAIPVVLLGTFAVLSALGFSINTLTLFGIVLAIGLLVDDAIVVVENVERVMAEEHLSPLEATRKSMDQITGALIGIGLVLSAVFLPMAFFGGSVGVIYRQFSVTIATAMALSVLVAIFFTPVLCATMLKPHKPGQGTRGFYGWFNRGFDRTTNGYLWGVRASLRRPARMMMVYAALLGALGYSFLRLPGGFLPNEDQGIAFVQVTAPPGATADRTQRALDDVGRYLREEEAGVVDSLFAINGFSFGGRGQASGLGFITLKDWDLRPGRENSVGALTERINRRFGTYQDALIIASSPPAIRELGNATGFSFQLLDRGAQGHQALMEARDQLLRLAQASPILSRVRANGLNDEAQFRLIIDWERASALGLTISEINQTLSTAWGATYVNDFMDRGRIKRVFMQGQPEARMVPSDLDKWYVRNAQGQMVPFSAFGRAEWQFGSPRLERFNGIPSREIQGGPAPGYTTGQAMEEMERLMQQLPPGFAHEWSGISFQERQSSGQAPALYAISLIVVFLCLAALYESWSIPTAVMLAVPLGVLGAVLASLMKGMANDVYFQVGLLATIGLTAKNAILIVEFAREGYDRGLSLAEAATEAARQRLRPIIMTSLAFTLGVVPLAISSGAGSGAQNAIGVGVIGGVVAGTVLAVLFVPLFFVLVLRLFRTRSAVEKAAPAAAPKTAPAE; encoded by the coding sequence CCAGCTCACCTTCGCGCCCGGCACCAATGCCGATACGGCGCAGGTGCAGGTGCAGAACCGCGTGCAGCTCGCCGTCCCCCGCCTGCCGCAGACGGTGCAGCAGCAGGGCCTCCGCGTCGTGAAGTCCGCCGGGAACTGGATGCTGATCGTGGGCTTCTACACCACCGATGGCAGCATGGAGCGCCTCGACATCACCGACTTCCTGGCGGCGAATGTCCAGGACCCGATCAGCCGCACGCCGGGCGTGGGCGATTTCCAGGTCTTCGGCGCGCAATTCGCCATGCGGATCTGGCTCGATCCCGCCAAGCTGATCAATTTCGGCCTGACACCCTCCGATGTCGCGGCCGCCGTGCGCGCGCAGAACGTCCAGGTCTCGAGCGGCGAGATGGGGGGGCTGCCCGCCGTGCCGGGCCAGCAGCTCAACGCCACCATCATCGGCCCCTCCTACCTGCAGACCGTCGAGGAGTTCGGCGCCATCCTGATGCGCGTGCGCCCCGATGGCTCCCAGGTGCGGCTGCGCGACGTGGCGCGGCTTGAGATCGGCGGCGAGAACTACGCCATCTCCACCCAGCTCGATGGCCGCATCTCCAGCGGCATCGGTATCCGGCTCGCCAGCGGCGCCAACGCGCTGGATACGGCGGCGGCAGTTCGGGCCACGATCGACCGCCTGCGCCCGAGCTTCCCGCCCGGCCTCGAGGTCACCTATCTGCAGGACACGACGCCCTTCGTGCAGCGCTCCATCAAGAGCGTGATCATGACGCTGATCGAGGCGGTGGCCCTCGTCTTCCTCGTCATGCTCCTCTTCCTGCAGAACCTGCGGGCGACCCTGATCCCGACCATGGCCATCCCCGTGGTGCTGCTCGGAACCTTCGCGGTGCTCTCGGCGCTGGGCTTCAGCATCAACACGCTCACCCTGTTCGGCATCGTGCTCGCCATCGGCCTGCTGGTGGATGACGCCATCGTGGTGGTCGAGAACGTCGAGCGGGTGATGGCGGAGGAGCACCTCTCGCCCCTCGAGGCCACGCGCAAATCCATGGACCAGATCACCGGCGCGCTGATCGGCATCGGCCTCGTGCTCTCGGCGGTCTTCCTGCCCATGGCCTTCTTCGGCGGCTCGGTCGGCGTGATCTACCGGCAGTTCTCGGTGACCATCGCGACGGCCATGGCGCTCTCCGTGCTGGTCGCGATCTTCTTCACGCCGGTGCTCTGCGCCACCATGCTGAAGCCGCACAAGCCGGGGCAGGGCACGCGCGGCTTCTACGGCTGGTTCAACCGCGGCTTCGACCGCACGACCAATGGCTATCTCTGGGGCGTGCGCGCCAGCCTCCGCCGCCCCGCGCGCATGATGATGGTCTATGCGGCGCTGCTCGGCGCGCTGGGCTATTCCTTCCTGCGCCTGCCCGGCGGCTTCCTGCCGAACGAGGACCAGGGCATCGCCTTCGTCCAGGTCACGGCCCCCCCGGGCGCCACGGCCGACCGCACGCAGCGCGCGCTGGACGATGTCGGCCGCTACCTGCGGGAGGAGGAGGCCGGCGTGGTGGATAGTCTCTTCGCCATCAACGGCTTCAGCTTCGGCGGGCGCGGGCAGGCCTCCGGCCTCGGCTTCATCACCCTGAAGGATTGGGATTTGCGGCCGGGCCGCGAGAATTCGGTGGGGGCGCTGACCGAACGCATCAACCGCCGCTTCGGCACCTATCAGGATGCGCTGATCATCGCCTCCTCGCCGCCCGCCATTCGCGAGCTGGGCAATGCCACCGGCTTCTCCTTCCAGCTGCTGGATCGCGGCGCGCAGGGCCACCAGGCGCTGATGGAGGCACGGGACCAGCTGCTGCGCCTGGCGCAGGCCAGCCCCATCCTCTCCCGCGTCCGCGCCAACGGGTTGAATGACGAGGCGCAGTTCCGCCTCATCATCGACTGGGAGCGAGCGAGCGCGCTCGGCCTCACCATCTCCGAGATCAACCAGACGCTCTCCACCGCCTGGGGCGCCACCTACGTCAATGACTTCATGGATCGCGGGCGCATCAAGCGCGTCTTCATGCAGGGCCAGCCGGAGGCGCGGATGGTGCCCTCCGACCTCGACAAATGGTATGTCCGCAACGCGCAGGGGCAGATGGTGCCCTTCTCCGCCTTCGGCCGGGCGGAATGGCAGTTCGGCTCGCCACGGCTCGAGCGCTTCAACGGCATCCCCTCGCGCGAGATCCAGGGCGGGCCTGCGCCGGGCTACACCACCGGCCAGGCGATGGAGGAGATGGAGCGGCTGATGCAGCAGCTCCCGCCCGGCTTCGCGCATGAATGGAGCGGCATCTCCTTCCAGGAGCGTCAATCCTCCGGCCAGGCGCCGGCCCTCTATGCGATCTCGCTCATCGTGGTCTTCCTGTGCCTCGCGGCCCTGTATGAGAGCTGGTCCATCCCCACGGCCGTGATGCTGGCCGTGCCGCTCGGCGTGCTGGGCGCGGTGCTCGCCTCGCTGATGAAGGGCATGGCGAACGACGTGTATTTCCAGGTGGGGTTGCTGGCGACCATCGGACTCACCGCCAAGAACGCCATCCTCATCGTGGAATTCGCGCGCGAGGGGTATGACCGCGGCCTCTCGCTGGCCGAGGCCGCGACGGAGGCGGCGCGGCAGCGCCTGCGCCCGATCATCATGACCTCGCTCGCCTTCACCCTGGGCGTCGTGCCGCTGGCGATCTCCAGCGGCGCGGGCTCGGGCGCGCAGAATGCCATCGGCGTCGGCGTGATCGGCGGCGTGGTCGCGGGCACGGTGCTGGCGGTGCTCTTCGTGCCGCTCTTCTTCGTGCTGGTGCTGCGCCTGTTCCGCACGCGCTCGGCCGTCGAGAAGGCCGCGCCCGCCGCGGCGCCGAAGACGGCCCCGGCGGAGTAG
- a CDS encoding TetR/AcrR family transcriptional regulator produces MPEGARRQALMEAAAAVFIRDGYAAASMDRVAQEAGMSKRTLYRLFPSKAALFEATIHDSLIPAHMDPELAREPELHTALARMLEAAGRHLLALRPVGIFRLVIAEQGRTPELAETFHRVLVRRGATALQRQIGLEMERGRLRPGDAEATGRMLYGMAFGSMQIRLLLGLREVPAAEEVATLAREAVDIFLNGMRREETRLQVSPARLAVAAG; encoded by the coding sequence ATGCCGGAAGGGGCGCGGCGGCAGGCGCTGATGGAGGCGGCGGCGGCCGTCTTCATCCGGGACGGCTATGCCGCGGCCAGCATGGACCGCGTGGCGCAGGAGGCGGGCATGTCGAAGCGCACGCTCTACCGCCTCTTCCCGTCCAAGGCCGCGCTCTTCGAGGCGACGATCCACGACTCGCTGATCCCCGCCCACATGGACCCCGAGCTGGCGCGGGAGCCGGAGCTGCACACCGCGCTCGCGCGCATGCTGGAGGCGGCGGGGCGGCACCTGCTGGCGCTGCGGCCCGTCGGCATCTTTCGCCTGGTGATCGCCGAACAGGGGCGCACGCCCGAGCTGGCCGAGACGTTCCACCGCGTGCTGGTCCGCCGCGGCGCCACCGCCCTGCAGCGCCAGATCGGGCTGGAGATGGAGCGCGGCCGCCTCCGGCCCGGGGATGCGGAGGCGACGGGCCGGATGCTCTACGGCATGGCCTTCGGCTCGATGCAGATCCGCCTGCTGCTGGGCCTGCGCGAGGTGCCGGCGGCGGAGGAGGTCGCCACCCTGGCGCGGGAGGCGGTGGACATCTTCCTGAATGGCATGCGGCGCGAGGAGACCCGGCTGCAGGTCAGCCCCGCGCGGCTGGCCGTGGCGGCCGGCTGA
- a CDS encoding VUT family protein has protein sequence MMTRTRIEGLAFLLGFALCVPAANWLIGNAGTVCVPNGPCLIPVAPGIMAPSGVLMIGLALVLRDLVQRRLGMNWALGAIALGAVLSASIAPPALVIASTVAFLLSELVDLGIYTPLQKRGLVLAVAASSLVGLVVDSVIFLWLAFGSLDYLSGQVIGKAWMVLLALPIVALLRRRDARLGLA, from the coding sequence ATGATGACCCGCACCCGCATTGAAGGCCTGGCCTTCCTCCTCGGCTTCGCCCTCTGCGTCCCCGCCGCCAATTGGCTGATCGGCAATGCCGGCACGGTCTGCGTGCCCAATGGCCCCTGCCTGATCCCGGTCGCCCCCGGCATCATGGCGCCTTCGGGCGTGCTGATGATCGGCCTCGCCCTCGTCCTGCGGGACCTGGTGCAGCGGCGGCTCGGCATGAATTGGGCGCTGGGGGCCATCGCGCTCGGTGCCGTGCTCTCGGCCTCCATCGCGCCGCCGGCGCTGGTGATCGCCTCCACCGTCGCCTTCCTGCTCTCGGAGCTGGTGGACCTTGGCATCTACACGCCGCTGCAGAAGCGGGGCCTGGTGCTGGCCGTCGCCGCCTCCTCCCTGGTCGGGCTGGTGGTGGACAGCGTGATCTTCCTCTGGCTCGCCTTCGGCAGCCTGGACTACCTCTCGGGCCAGGTGATCGGGAAGGCCTGGATGGTGCTGCTGGCCCTGCCCATCGTGGCGCTGCTGCGCCGGCGGGACGCGCGGCTCGGCCTCGCCTGA
- the queC gene encoding 7-cyano-7-deazaguanine synthase QueC translates to MSDGALVLFSGGQDSATCLAWALDRFPHVETLGFDYRQRHAVELTCREALRAGMASPRLGPDHTLDLGVLGALSETALTRDAEIALREDGLPNTFVPGRNLIFLTFAAALAYRRGLRHIVAGMCETDYSGYPDCRDDTIKALQAAINLGMATRLVLHTPLMWRDKAATWRLAERLGGPALVELIRVESHSCYRGERAVLHPWGHGCGECPACDLRARGWAAYAGAHDDPHPH, encoded by the coding sequence ATGAGCGACGGCGCGCTTGTCCTGTTTTCCGGCGGCCAGGATTCCGCCACCTGCCTGGCCTGGGCGCTGGACCGCTTTCCCCATGTCGAGACGCTCGGCTTCGACTACCGCCAGCGCCACGCGGTGGAGCTCACCTGCCGGGAGGCGCTGCGGGCCGGAATGGCCTCGCCCAGGCTCGGGCCGGACCACACGCTCGACCTCGGCGTGCTGGGCGCCCTCAGCGAGACGGCGCTGACCCGCGACGCCGAGATCGCGCTGCGCGAGGATGGGTTGCCCAACACCTTCGTCCCCGGCCGCAACCTGATCTTCCTGACCTTCGCCGCCGCGCTGGCCTATCGCCGGGGCCTGCGCCACATCGTGGCCGGCATGTGCGAGACGGATTACTCCGGCTACCCCGATTGCCGGGACGACACGATCAAGGCGCTGCAGGCCGCCATCAACCTGGGCATGGCGACCCGCCTCGTGCTCCACACGCCGCTCATGTGGCGCGACAAGGCCGCGACCTGGCGCCTGGCCGAGCGCCTGGGCGGGCCCGCCCTGGTCGAGCTGATCCGCGTGGAGAGCCATTCCTGCTACAGGGGCGAGCGTGCGGTGCTGCACCCCTGGGGCCATGGCTGCGGCGAATGTCCCGCTTGCGACTTGCGCGCCCGGGGCTGGGCAGCCTATGCGGGCGCCCATGATGACCCGCACCCGCATTGA
- the queG gene encoding tRNA epoxyqueuosine(34) reductase QueG, whose product MSPTEAIRQEALALGFDAVRFTEALLPESARARLDAFVEAGAHGAMAWMETRREQRAQPRALWPEAVSIIALGLNYGPDYDPLASLEHRSRATISAYAQGRDYHDVVKKRLKALGQWMARRFKGGALKVFVDTAPVMEKPLAAQAGLGWQGKHTNLVSRTHGSWLFLGEIYTTLALEPDAPEADHCGSCRACLDACPTDAFPAPYRLDARRCISYLTIEHHGPIPLEFRRAMGNRIYGCDDCLAVCPWNKFARAAAELQFAPRGEVAPPLAELATLDDAAFRARFAGSPIKRIGRNRFTRNVLIAIGNSGDAALLPVARRLCEDGDPVVAEAARWALEQLDP is encoded by the coding sequence GTGAGCCCCACCGAGGCCATTCGTCAGGAAGCCCTCGCGCTCGGCTTCGACGCCGTCCGCTTCACCGAGGCCCTGCTGCCCGAATCCGCCCGGGCGCGGCTCGATGCCTTCGTGGAGGCCGGCGCGCATGGCGCCATGGCCTGGATGGAGACCCGGCGCGAGCAGCGCGCCCAGCCCCGTGCCCTCTGGCCCGAAGCGGTCAGCATCATCGCCCTCGGCCTCAACTACGGCCCGGATTACGACCCGCTGGCGAGCCTGGAGCATCGCAGCCGCGCCACCATCAGCGCCTATGCCCAGGGGCGCGACTACCACGATGTGGTGAAGAAGCGCCTGAAGGCGCTCGGGCAATGGATGGCGCGCCGCTTCAAGGGCGGCGCGCTCAAGGTCTTCGTGGACACGGCGCCCGTGATGGAAAAGCCGCTGGCCGCGCAGGCGGGCCTGGGCTGGCAGGGCAAGCACACGAACCTCGTCAGCCGCACGCATGGCTCCTGGCTCTTCCTGGGCGAGATCTACACGACGCTGGCGCTGGAACCCGATGCGCCGGAGGCCGACCATTGCGGCTCCTGCCGCGCCTGCCTGGATGCCTGCCCCACAGACGCCTTCCCGGCCCCCTACCGGCTGGATGCGCGGCGCTGCATCTCCTACCTGACGATCGAGCATCACGGCCCCATTCCGCTGGAATTCCGCCGCGCCATGGGCAACCGCATCTATGGCTGCGACGATTGCCTGGCCGTCTGCCCCTGGAACAAATTCGCGCGCGCCGCGGCCGAACTCCAATTCGCCCCGCGCGGCGAGGTGGCGCCACCGCTCGCCGAACTCGCCACGCTGGATGACGCGGCCTTCCGCGCGCGGTTCGCCGGCTCCCCCATCAAGCGCATCGGCCGCAACCGCTTCACCCGCAACGTGCTGATCGCCATCGGCAACAGCGGCGACGCCGCCCTCCTGCCCGTGGCGCGCCGGTTGTGCGAGGATGGCGACCCCGTGGTGGCCGAGGCCGCCCGCTGGGCCCTGGAGCAACTCGACCCATGA
- a CDS encoding RidA family protein produces the protein MSLINLQPKGWPAPKGYANGLMGEGRLVVIGGQIGWDAAGRFAEGFVPQVRQALANIVAVLAEAGGKPEHIARLTWYVTDIGEYRASLAELGPAYRAVMGRHFPAMTLVQVGALVEEEAKVEIEATAILPQG, from the coding sequence ATGAGCCTGATCAACCTGCAACCCAAGGGCTGGCCCGCCCCCAAGGGCTATGCGAATGGCCTGATGGGCGAAGGGCGCCTCGTCGTCATCGGCGGCCAGATCGGCTGGGATGCGGCCGGCCGCTTCGCCGAGGGCTTCGTGCCACAGGTGCGCCAGGCGCTCGCCAACATCGTCGCCGTGCTCGCCGAGGCCGGCGGCAAGCCCGAGCACATTGCCCGCCTCACCTGGTATGTCACCGATATCGGCGAATACCGCGCGAGCCTCGCCGAACTCGGCCCCGCCTATCGCGCCGTGATGGGCCGCCACTTCCCTGCGATGACGCTGGTGCAGGTCGGCGCCCTGGTGGAGGAGGAGGCCAAGGTCGAGATCGAGGCGACGGCCATCCTGCCCCAGGGGTGA
- a CDS encoding acyl-CoA thioesterase has translation MTRPAPIPAALLPAASARIPGRIRFSDCDPAGIAFFGAWFTLANAAIEDFFELTLQLDFHHIHGPRRTGTGFVHAEADWFAPGRMGDHVVFTPLVTRIGGASYATTLHAHKGETELVRFRFVNATTDLDTARPKPIPEDLRAALARYAAACESLTP, from the coding sequence ATGACCCGCCCGGCACCCATCCCGGCCGCCTTGCTGCCCGCAGCGAGCGCGCGCATCCCCGGCCGCATCCGCTTCTCCGACTGCGACCCGGCCGGCATCGCCTTCTTCGGCGCCTGGTTCACGCTGGCCAACGCCGCCATCGAGGATTTCTTCGAACTCACCCTCCAGCTCGATTTCCACCACATCCATGGCCCGCGCCGCACCGGCACCGGCTTCGTCCATGCCGAGGCCGATTGGTTCGCGCCCGGCCGCATGGGCGATCACGTGGTTTTCACGCCGCTGGTGACGCGCATCGGCGGCGCCTCCTACGCCACCACGCTGCACGCCCACAAGGGCGAGACGGAACTGGTCCGCTTCCGCTTCGTGAATGCGACGACGGATCTCGACACCGCCCGCCCCAAGCCCATTCCGGAGGATCTGCGCGCCGCCCTTGCGCGCTACGCCGCCGCCTGCGAAAGCCTCACCCCATGA